The genomic interval TGTGGAAGCGTGGAGCCAGCAGGGGGTGTGGGTGCTCTGCCGGGGCGACAAAGCCTATCCCAAACGCCTGCGGGAGCGCCTGGCTGCTGCGGCCCCTCCCCTCCTCTATGGCGCTGGTAATCCTGAAAATCTCTCCAAAGGGGGCATCTCCGTGGTGGGCTCCAGGGCAGCCTCTGCCCAATCCTTGGCCTTCACCCGACAACTCGCCATGCGGGCTGCCGGAGAACGTGTTCAGATTATTTCCGGGGGGGCCAAGGGGGTGGACCAGGAAGCGATGCTCACCGCGCTCAACCAGGGGGGGAGCTGCGTGGGGATTCTCGCCGACAGCCTCACCCGGGAAGCCCTCTCCAAAAAATATCGCACAGGCCTTCAGGAAGGTCGCCTCACCCTCATCTCCCCAGTCAATCCCGAAGCGGGTTTCAATACCGGGGTGGCCATGGGGCGCAATCGTTTTATCTATTGCCTGGGGGATGCCGGGGTGGTGATCCATGCCACCCCCAAAAAGGGGGGTACCTGGCAAGGAGCCCAGGACAACCTGAAAAAAAGCTGGGTGCCCCTGTTGGTGTGGGACGGCTATGCCCTTCCCGATGGCAACCGGGCGTTGATCAAGCAAGGGGGAACGCCCCTGGGTGAAAAAATATTTGATCCCGATTTTAAGCTCCATCAGCTCTATAAACCCAACGATGATAAGGAAGAATCCAGCCAACCAGCCGCTGACGCCATCCCTGAACCTGCCACCCAAAACAAAACAATCGAATCAAACCCCCAAGCCGCCCCTCCCGATGCACCGCCCCCCACTCAGGAGAGCACCAAAACATCCCCCCCGGATTTTTGGCATGATCACGTCTGGCCCACCCTGGAGCCTCTACTCACCACGCCACTCACCAGCGCTGAAGTGGCTGGAAATCTGGATGTGGCCATCGGTCAGGTGAACAAATGGCTCAAGCGGGGAGTGGATGAAGGCAAACTCCACAAGATCAACAGCCCCGTTCGCTACCACCTGGCCTCCCTGGCCGGGAAGCAGGGGACATTGGGTTTTGATGAGCCATAGCCTTGGCTTATGGAGCGATTTTTGTGGTTTCAGATGGAGCGACCGGATAAGGTACTGTTATTCGACTCATCCGAGGAGTTCCCTGTGGCCCAAGATGATATCCACACAGCCAAAAACCTTATAAAAGGACGCCCATTCGGCATTTTGAAAAGAAATAGTCGCGTGGATAAGGTTTTTCCTGCTCCCCTTCTCGAAAAGGAGCCTTCTGCCTGGGGAAGCAGCTGATTAGGGCTATTTTTTCCAAATACCCATGCCCTGTTTTGAATACAGCAAAACCATTTTTCCATCTCATTGTCCAAAAATTCATTCAACCCTGCACACCATAAAAAAATTTTGCACTTTGGCAGCTACCCTGCAGGTCAAACAGCCGCTGCCTGGATGAAGCAAAAGTCCTGAGTGAGAGCCATCCCACCAGGATCACCCTGAAACAACGCCACCCCTATCGGGAAACCACCTATGGATACCATCTTGGACTATTCCGGCCCCATCGAGCTTGCCCCCGGGGTCTATTGGGTGGGCTATTCAGATACCTTTGCCGGACTCAACTGCAACCCCTATCTGATTGTAGATAACGGGGAGGCGGTGCTGATTGATGGGGGAAGCCGACCCGACTTCAGCACGGTGATGCGCAAAATTTTGCAAACCGGCATCTCTCCGGAAAACATCCACACCCTCATCTATCAACATTTTGATCCGGATCTGTGTGGCTCCATCCCCAATTTTGTCGATATTATCGGGCGTGACGATCTGAAGATCATCTCCAAGAAGGAAAACAACCCCTTCATCCGCCACTATTCGGACGCGACCACTCCTCTGTGCATCGACACCCTGGGTAGGGAGCTGGTTTTTGGTTCGGGCCGCAAGCTGCGTTTTATTCCCACCCCTTACGCCCACTCTCCTGGCAGCTTCATGACCCTGGATGAGCGTTCCGGCACTCTTTTCACCAGCGATCTTTTGGGTTCCATCAACCTGGGAGCCAATTGGCAACTGGTGCAACAAACCCACGAAATGTGCCGCCATTGTGAGGAGCCCTATCCCAGCAATCCCACCGAAAAGTGTGAACGCGCTGAACAGCTCTGCATCTGGTCCGGTCTTTTCTCCTTCCACCGCACGGTGATGCCCTCCAACGCCGCCCTGCGACATGCCATCGCCCAAATCCGCGCGGCTAATCCCACAATGGTCGCTCCACAACATGGCTCCGCCTTCGACCAAAAATCGGATATCGAAAAGATTTTAAATCGCCTGGAGCGGTTGGAGGAGGTGGGCATTGATGGGGTGATTGATCGTGAAAGGAGAGGTTGATTCCATGGCGACCCAAAACCTCCTGCACCAGGCCATGGCGCGACTGGGGCCCGATGATCCCCTCTATATCGATATCGCCGACCTGTGGATTTCCAATAAGGCCGACGCCACCGACAAGGCGATCAATGATCGGCTGCTGCGGGAGCTGGTGGTGGAGTGCGCCCGGGCGGAACGCAAACTCAAGTCACTGCTGGAAGAGAATGAATTCCAACGGGAGCTGATTCGTTACAACGCCGAGCAGCTGAAAGAAACGGTCAAGGAGCGCACCCGGGATCTGGTGTTTTCCCAAAAAAAGCTCAAATCCCTGGTGGAGCTGGGTATTGCCCTCTCCGCTGAGCAGGATATGGATGTGTTGCTGCAAAAAGCGCTTTTCGGGGGCAAGGAGTTAAGCCACGCCGATGCCGCCACCCTCTACATGCGTACGGATGACGACCAATTGCGCTTTGCCATACGCTCCAAATCAGACGATCTTCCCAGCTTCACCGTACCCCTGAAAAACCCCCAAACCGGCCAGCCCAACTATCACCATGTATCCGCTTATGTGGCCCTCACAGGCAAATCGGTGATCATCGACGACATCTATGCCGAAAAACGCTTTGATCTGACCGGCACCCACGCCTTCGATAAAGAGAGCGGCTACCGCTCCATCTCCATGCTTACGGTGCCTCTTCTCCCCCGGGGCGGCAGGCCGATCGGTGTTTTGCAGTTGATCAACGCCATAGACCCTGAAACCGGGGAGGTGATTCCCTTTGATGCCACCATCCTGGGATTTGTCGAAGCGATGGCGGCTCAGGCGGCGGTAGCCCTGGATAATCTCCGTCTGGCCAAGGCCCAGGAAACCCTCCTCACCTCCGTCACAGAGATGGTTGCCAGCGCCATTGACACCAAGAGCCCCTATACCGGGGGCCACTGTGAACGGGTACCGGAAGTGGGGCGCATGCTGGCTGAAGCCGCCTGTAACGCCACCCAAGGCCCCTTTGCTGATTTCAAGATGAACAAATGGGAGTGGCGGGAGTTTCACCTGGCAGGGTGGCTCCACGACTGCGGCAAGGTTTCCACCCCGGAATATGTGGTGGACAAAGCCACCAAGCTCGAAACCATCTACAACCGCATCCACGAGGTACGCACCCGTTTTGAGGTGTTGCTGCGGGATCGAATCATCGACTATCAAAAAGGATTGTTGGCGGGGGGAGATCCCCAACAGCTGAAGGAAAAGTTGGAGCATGAGAGCGCTGCACTCAAGGATGACTTTGACTTTTTGGCGGAGTGCAACGTGGGGGGGGAATATATGGCTCCAGCCAAAATCGAACGACTCAAGCAGATCGCCACCACCCCCTGGCAGCGTCATTTCAGTGATCGCATCGGGCTTTCCGACATCGAATCCCGGCGTCTGCGAAACACCCCTGTTCCGGAGCTGCCGGTTACTGAAAACCTACTGGCCGACCACCCCCATCACATCGTCTCCCGGGAGGAAATCCCCCTCTCCTTCGATACGGAAAAATTGGGATTAAAGCTCACCATACCCAAACATCTCTATAACTATGGGGAGCTTTACAACATGGCCATCCCCAAAGGAACCTTGACCCCGGAAGAGCGTTTCAAGATCAACGAACATGTCATCCTCTCCCTGAAGATGCTCAATCAGCTCCCCTTCCCGGAAGAGATGTCCCGGGTGGCTGACATTGCCGCTTCCCATCATGAAACCATGAACGGTACCGGCTATCCCCGAAAGCTCTCCAAAGCGGAGATGCCCCTCCAGTCCCGCATCATGGCTATTGCCGATATTTTTGAAGCCCTGACCGCTCGGGACCGCCCCTACAAAAAGCCCAAAAAGATGAGTGAGGCGCTCAAAATTCTCAACATCATGTGTCGGGAGCAACATATCGACGAAGAGCTGTTCGATCTATTTATCGAAAGCGGCGTGTGGCAGGAGTATGGGGAGACTTTCCTCCATTCGGAACAGCTGGATGTAGCGGATGCCAGCGCCTTTCTCAGCCGCTAACGGGGGCTGGCAAATCGGATTCCCATGGAGGCGCTTGGGGTCAGGCTCTTTTTTTTCTACAATGGTGCCTTCCCGTTCCATTCATCCTTCCACCTTCCGGACCCGTACATGACCATCCACAGCCCAGCCCACCCGACCATTTTTTGGCCTTCCCAGCTCCTGCCCCTGATCGAGCAAGCCCCCTCCACGGCTGACCTGGCCACTCCAGAGCAGCTGGCACTGGTGCAACAAATGGCCGATGGGTTGCTGGAGCATCGGCCAGAAGCGTCCGCCATCGAAGCGTTGGAAAAAAAAATGGCCGACCATCGCCCGGACTATCCCCTGGCAGCACATCTGGCCATCAAGCTCGCCCGCTCCAGGCAAGCTTTGGAATCTCTGGAAACGCCCCTGCACCTTTCCGTCATTTTTGCCATCTACAAGGAACACACCCGGATTTTGACCCGGGAGGAGCATCCCCACGGCGAAAATTTTTTGCGCACCAAAATCGATCAGCTCAACTGGCTTTGCCAGGGATTGGCGGGAGTCACCTGGGAGATGGTGCTGGTGGATGATGGCTGCCCGGAAGGAAGCGGCGAGCTGGCGCAAAAAATTCTCTTGGAAAAACAGGATCAGGAGAACGTCCGGGTACTGTTCCTGGCTGAAGCGATCCGGATGGGACTACCGGTCACCGATCCGATGGTCACCACCGACGATAGCCGCAAGGGAGGCTCCATCGCTTATGGTTTGTGGGAAGCGACCCGTGAGCCCAAGCCCAATCAGGTGGTGATCTATACCGATGCCGACCTCTCCACCCATCTGGGGCAGTGTGGGCTGATTGCCGAGGGGATCGTCAAGCAAGGGGCGGATGCGGCGATTGGCTCCAGGCGGGAACCCCTCTCCATTGTGGTGAAGGGGGGCAGTCGCAACGAGCGGGGGAAACTGTTTATCTATCTCTGGAAACGGATGTTGCCGAACTTGGCGGAAATCATCGATACCCAGTGCGGTTTCAAGGGGTTTCGTGCAGACGTCGCCAGAAAAATCGTACAGGGGTTGACCGAAAAAAAATTCGCCTTCGATATCGAGCTACTGCTTAAAGTACAGCTCAACCGCCCAGGTGCCATCGTCAAAATTCCCGTCGCCTGGATCGACAGCGAAGCGGCCTCCACCACCACCGAGTTTCAACCCTATCTGAAAATGCTGAAGAGTATCACCGGCTTCTACCGCACCTATCTCCCCCCCACCCCCCACGCCGAACCCTATGCGGAGTTGATCGAACAGATGGATAGCGAAGGGTGGAAGCGGCTGCTCGATCCAGTACCGGAAGGCATCGTCCAGCGTGAACCCATCGCCTTCAAGGATTACCACGGCGTCTCCGCCCAAATGCTGGCCCGCATCGCTGGGGTCAATCTCTCAGGATAGCCATCCACACTGCCTTCCAACTCTGTCAGCTTAAAAATCGTCTGCCGATTTTTTCCAGGACAGAGACGATCCAGACGTTCAGGGATTGCTGGTTGCGTGCGGCGCTAATCGCTGTGTGGGTTCAGCGGGAAATG from Magnetococcales bacterium carries:
- a CDS encoding DNA-protecting protein DprA, translating into MAIPSHILSPDAQVTLLLCGVFGAKNEAVKPLPPKGFNEVAAWLREEKLRPGDLLTKKGEKRLSKAAGDSVILETALKLLKRGAALALAVEAWSQQGVWVLCRGDKAYPKRLRERLAAAAPPLLYGAGNPENLSKGGISVVGSRAASAQSLAFTRQLAMRAAGERVQIISGGAKGVDQEAMLTALNQGGSCVGILADSLTREALSKKYRTGLQEGRLTLISPVNPEAGFNTGVAMGRNRFIYCLGDAGVVIHATPKKGGTWQGAQDNLKKSWVPLLVWDGYALPDGNRALIKQGGTPLGEKIFDPDFKLHQLYKPNDDKEESSQPAADAIPEPATQNKTIESNPQAAPPDAPPPTQESTKTSPPDFWHDHVWPTLEPLLTTPLTSAEVAGNLDVAIGQVNKWLKRGVDEGKLHKINSPVRYHLASLAGKQGTLGFDEP
- a CDS encoding MBL fold metallo-hydrolase, whose translation is MDTILDYSGPIELAPGVYWVGYSDTFAGLNCNPYLIVDNGEAVLIDGGSRPDFSTVMRKILQTGISPENIHTLIYQHFDPDLCGSIPNFVDIIGRDDLKIISKKENNPFIRHYSDATTPLCIDTLGRELVFGSGRKLRFIPTPYAHSPGSFMTLDERSGTLFTSDLLGSINLGANWQLVQQTHEMCRHCEEPYPSNPTEKCERAEQLCIWSGLFSFHRTVMPSNAALRHAIAQIRAANPTMVAPQHGSAFDQKSDIEKILNRLERLEEVGIDGVIDRERRG
- a CDS encoding GAF domain-containing protein, encoding MDVLLQKALFGGKELSHADAATLYMRTDDDQLRFAIRSKSDDLPSFTVPLKNPQTGQPNYHHVSAYVALTGKSVIIDDIYAEKRFDLTGTHAFDKESGYRSISMLTVPLLPRGGRPIGVLQLINAIDPETGEVIPFDATILGFVEAMAAQAAVALDNLRLAKAQETLLTSVTEMVASAIDTKSPYTGGHCERVPEVGRMLAEAACNATQGPFADFKMNKWEWREFHLAGWLHDCGKVSTPEYVVDKATKLETIYNRIHEVRTRFEVLLRDRIIDYQKGLLAGGDPQQLKEKLEHESAALKDDFDFLAECNVGGEYMAPAKIERLKQIATTPWQRHFSDRIGLSDIESRRLRNTPVPELPVTENLLADHPHHIVSREEIPLSFDTEKLGLKLTIPKHLYNYGELYNMAIPKGTLTPEERFKINEHVILSLKMLNQLPFPEEMSRVADIAASHHETMNGTGYPRKLSKAEMPLQSRIMAIADIFEALTARDRPYKKPKKMSEALKILNIMCREQHIDEELFDLFIESGVWQEYGETFLHSEQLDVADASAFLSR